The Elaeis guineensis isolate ETL-2024a chromosome 3, EG11, whole genome shotgun sequence region AAGTGGTGAAGATTGGTGATCGAGAGAGGTAAAAGTGCAATTTCAGTCTTCGACAAATCAAGGAGCCTCAGATGTTTTAGTTTACATATTGTGCGGGGCAACTCTTTGATGCAAGCTTTGCTGAGATCTAATGCACGAAGATGAGTAAGGGATAACATCACATCGAAGGCAAATTGTTTGATATGAGTCATTTGGTGGTATCTTTGTCTCAATAAAATTAGTGATCTCAGTTTTTTCACTTCAAAATCTGCCTTCAAAGTCGTTGATGACATGGTATCGTCAGAAACAATTGATGAATACCGACATCCATGTGGAATGCTTCTCTTCATTCCCCCCCTCATGATCGAGGACTCGTCTCTTGCGACAAAACATGCAAGATCATGGACTAAGTCATGCATCTTACATGTCCTTATGTTGCTATACTGATCCTTCTGGATATCCTGAAAAAGGGATCTCCACAACAAGCTATTGAAGTATTGATTGCCAACTTCCTCTTCATGAATATCACCGTCCAATGTTTGGATGAAGCCTTCGGAAATCCACAGCTGAATCAGTTTCTCCCTTTCAATTACATAATCTTTTGGAAATATCGAACAATAAGCAAAACACTGCTTTAAATCAGAGGGCAAATGATCATAACTCAATCGTAGTGCCGGTAAGATACTATTCTCATTTACAGGCAATCTCCAAAGTTCGCTACCTCTGATATACTCCCACTCCGCCTCAGTTTTAAACCTCATTAGACTTCCGAGAGCCTTAGCAGCCAAAGGCAAGCCCCCACATTTTGCAACGATCTCCTTTCCAATTTCAACCAACCTTGgagtctcctcttctctttctggCCCAAATGCTCTTTGCTTGAACAGAGTCCAGCAGTCATTCATTGTTAAGCATTGCAATTTGTGCGGAGCCACCGTTCCCATGATCCTGGAAACCACATCGCTTCGTGTTGTAGTTACAATCTTGCTTCCTTGCTTGCCATTTCTCAGTAACGTCTTCAGTCGCTCCCACTCTGCTTCATCCTCGTTCCAGACATCGTCCAGAACAAGCAAGAACCTCCTTCCACTCAGTTGCGTCTGGAGCTGAAGCTGTGCAGCTTCCAAGTTTGAGAGATCACATTCTTGTCCGGTGGCACTCTCAATAATCGCTTTTACAATTTTCTGGATTctaaaatcatctgaaacacaaacCCATAATTTAAGATCAAAGTGCTCTTTTATCCCCTGATCATTATAAGCTAGCTGGGCAAGTGTGGTCTTCCCAACTCCGCCTAATCCAACTATTGGAAGCACCGAGACATTACTGCGATCATCTGCACTGACCAAGAAATTTATGATCTTCTCTTTATCTTCATCTCGTCCATAAACCTCCGATTCATTCACAACCGAGAAGGTCTCTCGATCGATAGTCCTTCGTGGGGTAGATCCCTCTGCCAGATGGAATTTTGACCTCTCCTCCGCGATATGGTCGAATCTCTTATGGATCCTTTTTATGTTGTGAGCCATCTTAAGCCGAAAAGCAAATTGGTTGCTAGGAGAAAAGAAGTCACTCACCCTTCCGATCAGCTGGTTACGTCTCAGGTTCCTTCGTCGTAGTGCTTCGTACTGGAACTCGTCCACCACATCGTCGGCATCGAAAGCTGCATCCTTGAGCTTCCTCAGCCAACCGGTCAGAGCTTTGTCGCTGATGGATCTTCTCTGGGCATCATCAAGTACGTCGTTGATGGTCGAAAGCACACTCTGAAGCCTCCCGATGTCGGAGGTGGCACCCCGCGCCAATCCCAGCTCTTCACAAAACCCAGAACCCAGCTTGTCGATCACGAGTTTCAGAATGGGAGAGACGACTGCCATTACTGCTGCTTCTGCCATTGCCGAACACTTCACGGATAGATTTGTGCAAGAGATTGTAGTCGGTGAGCGGAGGAGACCCAGGGTGACCTGCCTCCACCTAATGAGGTCTCGAGGGAGGAAGAGGGTTGTGGGCAAGTGGACATTTTCTGATACATTTTTTTGCATCAATAATTGAGTCTACCACGAAAAACGAACATGAGATGTGGACATCTCACCAGTCCAAATAATTAATCTAATAAGGGTGGCTTATGGTTACCaacaattaattaatttatattaaccGAAGCTAGTCCATCAGGCCTGCTCAGAGGAGCGCCAGATGTCAAGAATTGCTGGATGATTTTGATTCATCCGAACCTTGACCTGATCAAGAAACAGAATACAGCCAGATCTAAATCAATTGGAGAGACTTAGGTTggattcatcattcatagcttgtGAGAAAAGAGAGTGACCTGAATCCTATTAAAAGATTTGCTTATCGAGCCAAACTGGATGAATCTTAGTTTCGATCAGTTTGGATTCCACTTCGGTCTGAACCCTGGCCGAAGGATACCTGCACGGTCCTACCAACCCATTTCCCTGTTGGCATAGGCATTGAGGAAAAAATTCACTTCTTCAATCTGTAGTTTACTTCTCATTTTATAAGTTTGTTGACATCAGAGACTGATAAGTGGCACGCAAAGAGTGGTTTTTTGAATCTCTTGTCAACATTCAGATTGCTTCTATAAAAGATGAAGAGAAGCTCCGAGTTAGCTGCTGCAGTATCTGGATTTGATCAAGAGGAGGAACAAATATGATCTAGCAACAAGCAAATCGAATGCTAGATTTGGTTCATTGAGCCACACCTAGATGTCCTTATAAGTATAACAGGGAGTATTCTCGCCTTATTAACCGTACCCAGATGTATTTGTTGCATCAGCCCCTGCCATGATGCACCGTGTAACAATATCAGATTACAAGTAATTTGCAAGAGAACTCATCACAAACTCCTGATTCTATCTCGAATGCACAGACATAAATCTGAAATTATACTTTGAGAAAATAACCATTCATAGTCCAGAAAATGTCTTTCTAATTGGCATGCACTATAATTTCATATGCACTAAGAAAGCACAAATAAATTATCAACAAGATTATCTCATCGCATGGTATGTCATACCGCCTCATAGTACCGAGAAGAAACCGGTATAAAACTCAACTTCGAATTAGTATAAGCCCCACACTGTACTATACCAAGCATTACCATTCTGTATCCTGGCATATCGATTTGTATTGATACTAAGGTGTACCGAGGTACGAATCAATCTATTCTAAAACATATCAATATGTATCGAGGTATAtagagataaaaattatgaaaaatgatTAGAAAACTATTTTGATATAGGATGCATACTGCAGCATACCAACCATACTGGTAAAGTACTAAGATTATGGAACTTGATCTCATTATTCGTACAAACTTTCCTGATCACTATTTCTAATTTCACTCTCAATATAAAATTGGACAAAAGGATTCAAGGAGAGgatagtgttagatgtatgtcctagaagctaatttggctaacatattataatagatttaggacacaattttgtacttaatatattaatttgataaataaaagAGTAAATTCTTtatcattcaagtgtaatgtgtctttgaattatctatgaaattagtttcgatacatattctcaaggtgttgaaaattagaaatatgtatttaattcctaaaggctcccagtcatagaattatcatgaggatgatgatagatccTGATAGATTAGCGCACAAATCgcttcctttgggatagatgggtctctagtctactatatagagacacaggacgataaGTGCAGATGGTTCttggagaacaactagcactgagcgtgaccatacgagatatcacttggatttctattcaatcgtcaatgattgtctcgatgttgtagttgtatgactggtcctttgacttgagatggtactactgctcgcagtgagattgctagagtttgattgatacataaatatagatctcaatgagcccttgtagtagatattgacgacagttggtccactgtaggagtagagtgtgcatcaagatatgatctatcgaccttgatagaaagaagtagtcctataagatttgagaagctaagtccatgaatctgtggccacagtagaatgattgatggaaaagagttttcatagatatcgcatctggacttgagctaatcgaatctatcatatgactgatgttgaggtttaatgatttatccatgacctgccatctagtcggaactcatgacagagggactgaatcacatgttaactacacctagagattcattttagtattgggttgtcactatatactgttaggtgtcactggtggattgtgagagctcactaggattgttttggattaacaatctttgttgagttagagtgaaattatttcaacctattgaaaagaattttaatgatataataatagagatcattgtatgtttcactatcagatagaattgaacctataaggtcacacaacaaagggatcatgcctaaaattagtaattgagcttatgaagtgtcaattatgTTCAGAGAAACCTattggattcaagataaccttactagcacatggttggatctaatttctcttttagttaggattacttatttgataagttaattttaacttaattatttgttgattatctacatgaataagattcatgagactccaattgttgggtgtctaaggtaatggatcatataaattaagggtgcaagtcccttatgaatctccttgatagttattatggggcgccactttaaattattcaatttggacgtgtccattgattagagggcctttagttctcttatggggtgtctcttgggtgcaaaagagggtgtctaattatggatgcaagggctccattaGTTGGGGCCAATAAgatttcctaatataagttggctaacttaaattaataggaaacccaatgtaagtaggacttgtattttgagattgaatatgattcaatccttgtgcctataaaaggagacctctcCTAAGGCCCTAAAGCAATTAACGCCAGCccctctccacaccctctcttcctccctctttctccttAGGCGTTCCCACACCATATCCCTTGACACGCAAGTCCCAAAGATTctcatgcccaaggtgttgggcgtccCACTAATTGCTAGTTGCTGGTGTTTTGTGGCAACATAAAGCAAAGAGAAAAGtctaaagaagaaaagaagaataagatcaaggagaaagatcaagtattgatcgtgatccaagcttcgttcagattcagcaggctgaattttggagaatcaaaattcagatcttagagggctatttcagactgattctgaatggatactcatagaggtcggacacttgtgtggctaatagagagcctcatctctttcagatccagatttgaagaaaagatttgagaaaaaggtatgtgatttgatcataatctaaatttcagcatatatcaatttcagcatataaaatagatccatgtggttttatatttttatgtatgtaaaatttagattaaaattattttaatcttattctccactgtggtgtttagaaaattaagttttgaaatacatatgcatgctttaaaCCCAAAATCactacagtggtatcaaagccatggatttttatatgttgaattttaaaatacatattttaaaaaactttcaaaattaatttttttgatacatgagatatatggatggatatttaaatttgaaatttgattttagatttaatttgacaacatatagatgatatgttgatgcaagcatagatctaaattttgatctagaaagagttctaattctaATTCATGTGAAatctagatgcatgcatgaaatctgaaatttttatatgatctgaattttgattcatatatgtgatatatgattgcatatttagatcataaatttatttttaatctgatccatgattagtatatgtgatatatgaaatcatgctaagatctgaaattttatttagatctaattttacatgtatatatatgatatatgtttgtatcctaaaatctaaaaattattttcatattttaaaacttactttcatacaatgaatttagatctgaaatataattttaaaatctaaaatttatatttgtgcatgagggttttggtcatgaaaaaattaaaaaaattaggtcatataataggattacaactaagatttttgatttgagtcatatggatctaatttgattaagtaattgatcaaaccgagtcaattattgaattaagttagatcaattaagttaatgatcatacaattgttgttgatcaaatcgatcgagtctcatatatagaatctattaatctaaggacctaatttggctcgttggtttaagTCCGATTCGTTATAGTTAACCAATTCTGATCtatcgacctattggtgtttaagacaagttaatgagacgtggttatttaattggttcaatTAGCCGACCTGActaattcgttggtgtctaaggaagacAACAGGGGGACCTCCACCGttctccacttatctggtcaatttgaaagattggatcttgaattaagttgcttagcggtttggtttagtccatgccagttagattgatcatatgataactaatt contains the following coding sequences:
- the LOC105042478 gene encoding disease resistance protein RGA2, encoding MAEAAVMAVVSPILKLVIDKLGSGFCEELGLARGATSDIGRLQSVLSTINDVLDDAQRRSISDKALTGWLRKLKDAAFDADDVVDEFQYEALRRRNLRRNQLIGRVSDFFSPSNQFAFRLKMAHNIKRIHKRFDHIAEERSKFHLAEGSTPRRTIDRETFSVVNESEVYGRDEDKEKIINFLVSADDRSNVSVLPIVGLGGVGKTTLAQLAYNDQGIKEHFDLKLWVCVSDDFRIQKIVKAIIESATGQECDLSNLEAAQLQLQTQLSGRRFLLVLDDVWNEDEAEWERLKTLLRNGKQGSKIVTTTRSDVVSRIMGTVAPHKLQCLTMNDCWTLFKQRAFGPEREEETPRLVEIGKEIVAKCGGLPLAAKALGSLMRFKTEAEWEYIRGSELWRLPVNENSILPALRLSYDHLPSDLKQCFAYCSIFPKDYVIEREKLIQLWISEGFIQTLDGDIHEEEVGNQYFNSLLWRSLFQDIQKDQYSNIRTCKMHDLVHDLACFVARDESSIMRGGMKRSIPHGCRYSSIVSDDTMSSTTLKADFEVKKLRSLILLRQRYHQMTHIKQFAFDVMLSLTHLRALDLSKACIKELPRTICKLKHLRLLDLSKTEIALLPLSITNLHHLRTLNLTSCYRLQNLPEGMCNMSRLRHLDIRGCRRLICMPRWLGQLHNLQTLSMFIVGKEHGRTISELAHLNLISDGLEIRELGNVQDPMEATKTNLASKTNLRSLELHWKRYSVSNMALAAFSIAEVGEVFERLKPHSNLKELSIRYYPGIKFPTWMTRMELASSPIHNLVRIELMGLERCKCLPALGHLPFLERLHILNMNAVRRIGVEFYGDGGIFPSLRGLTMWGLRDLEEWSTETTAAGKSMMAFPSLEYFTLGKCPKLRVAPWVPPSVVDVSIEGDRLLSSASTRGLHKLRSLSIKGCEALLLLSWWEWMQDLTALTRLHIRDNKLMCLPKGILQLRMPSWWECIQDLTVLTKLTICDDKLMCLPKGILELRMPSLQNFDLECSNLKSISGEERDKQQQPPTFFMTIQDLQIQFCGELTALPKWLGSLTSLRSLQLQNCPKLEMLPDGLQCLTALWGLQVCSCPQLARRCERERGEDWPKIAHIPNIHIYPRKGVEEDREENSQRTITRLIRKSRLTSCMGHG